The proteins below are encoded in one region of Fodinibius salinus:
- a CDS encoding Ig-like domain-containing protein: protein MIIFSCLSSNLYAQTDYTSSKSGGSNPLSAIPDVDTGVITGDFDNDGDIDVLGYDDNSYATFSFYANNGSGSFSEVTGSSNPFSGIADDNLFWAASSTIVADFDNDGDQDIWDYKSENGSDGQNIYLENTSSGFTSSKSGGSNPLSAIPDVDTGIITGDFDNDGDIDVLGYDDNSYATFSFYANNGSGSFSEVTGSSNPFSGIADDNLFWAASSTIVADFDNDGDQDIWDYKSENGSDGQNIYLEKQGNPSSNTAPTFNDGSSASLTINEDASATSINGLLDITDTDSGDNLTWSISSAPANGSLGGFPASATSNGGSISPTGLTYTPNANYSGADSFDIQISDGIGTATITVNIDITDINDEPTLSATGNDPAFTEGDAAPGVDLYSGVSASNAEGGQYISSLTMTISNISDGASEILRFDGSNIALTDGNTVNTAGNNLFVNISVSGSTATISFSGASLTTGQLQTLVEELAYRNTSGDPTTGSDRIVTITEITDDGGTANGGDDTAALSLSSTVSLTAVNSPPVITNLNGDNSPVQTGGSAVTIDDGKDATVNNVDSPDYDGGLLEIKDKDINNTANGSFSVDGTTVVAGGNAEISAGQAIKVNGTSLGTVDGVNDGQGGNTLTINFNSDATSSRIQTLIRNLHWGALTGSGQQTFTLTLSDNNGTANGGDQDVTADFSMTLGSPPVVGNLDGDTVDFEVGGPAVNLDDGGNATLSDVDNPGSLNGGNLHVTVSANTNAAEDLLQLNTGGTVSVSGTTSGSNVSVEGTIVGTLGNDITVGNDLRINFNTNSTIARVQELLRAIQYKNTTSPVSVFSREISTTITDNLGLSSSSATVFVNLAGNPPIMVSGNVTKTIDEHTASGTLITDSDAKDGDGGAVDANMTYAISSGNQDYNGNGNSAFAIDNEGKITVDDAFDLNYKGPQTFSLTIEATDSFNQTVTQSVTVNLNDVAETIYVDAGASSGGDGSSWGSAFQHLQDALTVAGGKDEIWIAEGTYYPDEGTNPTQGDINAYFTITGDQDGLKIYGGFDGTETQLSDRDISGNRTILSGDIDQDDDPFAPNTDSDGDSNTFSGTDHINGTNSNHVLFIDGRNNGVITNATLLDGLIVTGGQAKNNDPEKHGGGLFCQGGGSGSECSPILNRLIFKGNTAIASFGNGGAIYIGSKSSSIIMNTIFYSNNVSGEFSRGGAVRIWGAGKTADLMLINSVFINNHASDQDGNGGAISTQGMDTTPLITNTIFYDNSADLGANHIDNTSESTLTISHSLINGGTSEISTGPIADTYYLDASSNSVSFSNSTNIDANPQFVNTSNPKGADNTWFTADDGLVLQLTSPAVDAGDNDAIPSGITTDIAGNQRTRGGTVDMGAYEAASTGPSLSSINDQTIDKDGVSLMVDFTVDDPNTNLSNVTVSASSNNQTLFPDNNITINGTGSDRTVELTPSPGQNGTATITLSASDGSKSDQTSFDVTVNVTAPPKVVLTKPGDKEAIINLTPTLEWKSASGSDTYQLQVSTSSTFDQNSSVISKSGISKSSYQLQSNLQRNTNYYWRVRARNSISYGQWSSPQVFTIKAGPPTLAFPGEKEQDISIAPHLSWTSNYQDGQFELRVSTDNNFNTVVTDTMVSKQTVQLNDLDPNTTYFWQVRVKTKLTSSRWSSAQNFTTRIDPQNSSMDEHITFGDGSGEMDSFDYRLVGVPTSETIPVETFFEGNYGTDWKVFKDDGSEDNFLQEHSKDQPLAFRAGMGFWVLSKQSLDIQGTYPAVKPSPNDTYSISLQPGWNIISNPFRRTDNWDEIMAFNQDSLTLFGYDGSFYESKKMESFSAYYVFNDEDKDINIEIPYTSISKRRQPKSSKETTKLVSRPKEVTLDIDMESQKRPAKVHIIYHSNKKKSKTFTQYHPPLKLSNFGAVIIDKDKTKRKRTLHTKGDVLDRDRKHYTIEVKAKKQEKVRWTPKIPDLKNDMSVLIADPKKGRSKILEHNESYSLMTAKGRKQFEIYVGTTTELQQVQNNLGPQEITLTQNYPNPFNPTTTIKFGINKRSDVSLEIYNILGRKVRTLVNKPLKAGWHRIQFDGTRLASGTYFYRLIVGQKVQTKKMVLIK from the coding sequence GTGATAATATTTAGTTGTTTATCATCAAATCTATATGCACAAACAGATTATACCTCTTCGAAATCCGGAGGAAGCAATCCCCTATCAGCAATACCTGATGTTGATACCGGCGTTATTACCGGTGACTTTGACAATGACGGGGATATAGATGTGTTGGGGTATGATGATAATTCGTATGCCACATTCAGCTTTTACGCCAATAACGGTTCCGGATCATTTTCTGAAGTTACCGGATCATCCAACCCGTTTAGTGGAATAGCCGACGATAATCTTTTTTGGGCGGCAAGTAGTACCATAGTTGCAGATTTTGACAACGACGGAGACCAAGATATTTGGGACTATAAAAGTGAAAATGGCAGTGATGGCCAAAATATCTATCTGGAAAATACCAGCAGCGGTTTTACCTCTTCGAAATCCGGAGGAAGCAATCCCCTATCAGCAATACCTGATGTTGATACCGGCATTATTACCGGTGACTTTGACAATGACGGGGATATAGATGTGTTGGGGTATGATGATAATTCGTATGCCACATTCAGCTTTTACGCCAATAACGGTTCCGGATCATTTTCTGAAGTTACCGGATCATCCAACCCGTTTAGTGGAATAGCCGACGATAATCTTTTTTGGGCGGCAAGTAGTACCATAGTTGCAGATTTTGACAACGACGGAGACCAAGATATTTGGGACTATAAAAGTGAAAATGGCAGTGATGGCCAAAATATCTATCTGGAAAAACAAGGCAATCCAAGTAGTAACACTGCACCAACCTTTAACGATGGAAGCTCGGCTTCTCTTACTATTAACGAAGATGCCTCCGCAACATCTATTAATGGATTGCTTGATATTACTGACACTGACTCCGGGGATAATCTCACTTGGTCTATTTCGTCTGCCCCTGCGAACGGATCTCTGGGCGGGTTTCCGGCATCCGCAACTTCAAACGGTGGTTCCATTTCCCCTACGGGACTTACTTATACCCCTAATGCCAACTACAGCGGCGCCGACTCTTTTGATATTCAGATTTCTGATGGCATCGGTACCGCAACTATTACCGTCAATATTGATATTACCGATATCAATGATGAACCTACCTTGTCAGCCACAGGTAATGATCCGGCCTTTACGGAAGGTGATGCTGCCCCGGGTGTAGATCTATATAGTGGAGTGAGTGCTTCAAATGCTGAGGGAGGGCAATATATCTCGAGCCTAACAATGACTATTTCCAATATAAGCGACGGAGCTTCAGAAATTTTGCGATTTGACGGCAGCAACATAGCCTTAACCGACGGTAATACGGTTAACACTGCCGGTAATAATCTTTTTGTAAATATATCAGTATCAGGCAGTACTGCTACGATAAGCTTTAGCGGAGCAAGCTTGACTACTGGCCAGCTGCAAACACTGGTAGAGGAACTAGCATATCGAAACACTTCGGGCGACCCCACAACAGGCTCAGATCGTATCGTTACGATTACAGAGATTACTGACGATGGTGGAACAGCCAACGGAGGCGATGATACGGCAGCGCTTTCACTCAGTTCTACCGTAAGCTTAACAGCAGTTAATAGTCCGCCGGTGATAACCAATCTTAATGGTGATAACTCTCCTGTACAAACTGGAGGCTCTGCAGTTACTATAGATGATGGAAAAGATGCTACCGTAAATAATGTAGATTCTCCGGATTATGATGGAGGATTATTAGAGATCAAGGATAAAGATATTAATAATACCGCCAACGGGAGCTTTAGCGTAGATGGCACAACGGTAGTTGCAGGTGGAAATGCAGAAATATCAGCCGGACAGGCCATCAAGGTTAATGGTACCTCTTTAGGTACCGTAGATGGAGTAAATGATGGACAGGGCGGAAATACCTTAACTATCAATTTTAATAGCGATGCTACCTCATCTCGTATTCAAACGCTCATCCGCAACCTGCACTGGGGAGCACTTACAGGCAGTGGACAACAGACCTTTACCCTAACGCTCTCTGATAACAACGGAACTGCTAACGGCGGGGATCAGGATGTAACCGCTGATTTTTCGATGACTTTAGGCAGTCCACCTGTCGTAGGTAACCTAGATGGTGATACCGTAGATTTCGAGGTCGGTGGGCCGGCGGTAAATCTCGATGACGGTGGAAATGCCACCCTGTCTGATGTGGATAACCCGGGCAGTTTAAACGGAGGAAACTTGCACGTAACAGTATCAGCAAATACAAATGCTGCAGAAGATCTGTTACAGTTAAATACCGGAGGTACAGTATCCGTATCAGGAACTACGTCTGGAAGTAATGTAAGTGTAGAAGGTACCATAGTAGGTACGCTAGGTAATGATATTACAGTTGGCAATGACCTCAGGATTAACTTTAACACCAATTCCACAATAGCACGCGTGCAGGAGCTACTGCGTGCAATCCAGTATAAAAACACAACAAGTCCGGTCTCAGTGTTTAGTCGGGAAATAAGCACTACAATCACAGATAATCTTGGACTTTCCAGTAGTTCTGCCACCGTATTTGTGAACCTGGCAGGAAATCCTCCAATTATGGTTTCCGGAAATGTGACAAAAACAATCGATGAACATACGGCATCGGGAACCTTGATTACTGACAGTGATGCCAAGGATGGTGACGGCGGAGCTGTAGATGCAAATATGACTTATGCCATCAGCTCAGGAAACCAAGATTATAATGGAAATGGGAATTCGGCTTTTGCCATCGATAATGAAGGAAAGATAACTGTTGATGATGCATTTGACCTGAATTACAAAGGTCCACAGACCTTTTCCCTAACGATTGAAGCCACGGACTCATTCAATCAAACAGTCACGCAATCTGTTACCGTAAATTTGAATGATGTTGCCGAAACTATTTATGTAGATGCCGGAGCCTCTTCCGGCGGGGATGGCAGCTCGTGGGGCAGTGCCTTCCAACACCTGCAGGATGCCCTAACGGTAGCGGGCGGTAAAGACGAAATCTGGATCGCCGAAGGCACGTATTATCCTGATGAAGGTACCAATCCTACCCAAGGCGATATAAATGCCTATTTTACCATTACCGGCGATCAGGACGGACTCAAGATCTATGGCGGCTTCGACGGGACAGAAACCCAGCTAAGCGACCGCGATATTTCGGGCAATCGAACAATCCTAAGCGGAGACATTGATCAGGATGATGATCCTTTTGCCCCCAATACCGACAGCGATGGCGACTCCAATACCTTTAGCGGCACGGATCATATTAATGGCACTAACAGTAATCACGTGCTATTTATAGATGGACGTAATAATGGAGTTATAACCAATGCTACACTTCTCGATGGGCTTATCGTTACAGGAGGGCAGGCGAAAAACAATGATCCTGAAAAACATGGGGGTGGACTTTTTTGTCAGGGTGGAGGATCTGGCAGCGAATGTAGCCCTATATTAAACAGACTCATTTTTAAGGGGAATACGGCTATTGCATCATTTGGTAATGGTGGAGCCATTTATATAGGTAGCAAAAGTAGTTCCATCATCATGAATACCATTTTTTATAGTAATAATGTATCAGGAGAATTTAGTAGAGGTGGCGCAGTTAGAATATGGGGTGCAGGGAAAACTGCTGATTTAATGCTTATAAATAGTGTATTTATCAATAACCACGCCTCAGATCAAGATGGAAATGGCGGTGCTATATCTACTCAAGGTATGGATACAACTCCACTCATCACCAATACTATTTTTTATGACAACTCGGCAGATCTGGGAGCGAATCACATAGATAATACGTCAGAATCTACTCTCACTATTAGCCACTCCCTTATTAACGGAGGGACTTCAGAAATATCAACAGGGCCCATAGCCGATACTTATTATCTGGATGCCAGTAGCAATTCGGTATCTTTTAGCAATAGCACTAATATTGACGCCAATCCTCAGTTTGTCAATACTTCGAATCCCAAGGGAGCTGACAATACTTGGTTTACGGCCGACGATGGACTAGTCTTACAGCTTACTTCGCCCGCCGTTGATGCCGGAGATAACGATGCCATTCCCTCGGGGATTACTACCGACATTGCCGGGAACCAACGCACTCGTGGCGGCACGGTAGATATGGGGGCGTATGAGGCGGCGAGCACCGGACCGAGCCTATCATCAATAAATGACCAAACAATCGACAAAGATGGCGTGTCTCTTATGGTGGACTTCACGGTTGACGATCCAAATACGAACCTATCCAATGTAACGGTCTCGGCCTCTTCCAACAATCAGACGTTGTTTCCTGACAACAATATCACCATAAATGGTACCGGCAGTGATCGAACTGTTGAGCTAACTCCCAGTCCCGGTCAAAACGGTACGGCTACGATAACGCTGAGCGCAAGTGATGGCAGTAAATCTGATCAAACTAGTTTTGATGTTACGGTAAATGTTACGGCGCCTCCCAAAGTTGTACTTACAAAACCGGGAGATAAAGAAGCAATCATTAATTTAACACCTACGCTGGAATGGAAGTCAGCTTCAGGATCGGACACTTACCAGCTACAGGTATCTACCTCTAGCACTTTTGACCAAAACAGTTCGGTTATTTCTAAATCGGGTATTTCCAAATCCAGCTACCAGTTGCAAAGTAACCTCCAGCGTAACACCAACTATTACTGGCGGGTTCGAGCTCGTAACAGTATAAGCTACGGGCAATGGTCTTCTCCCCAAGTTTTTACTATCAAGGCGGGGCCCCCAACCCTGGCCTTCCCTGGTGAAAAAGAACAAGATATCAGTATTGCACCACACTTGTCCTGGACTTCGAATTATCAAGATGGCCAATTTGAATTGAGAGTTAGCACTGATAATAATTTTAATACCGTGGTGACCGATACAATGGTTAGTAAACAGACGGTACAATTGAATGACTTAGATCCCAACACCACCTATTTTTGGCAAGTAAGAGTAAAAACCAAATTGACTTCCAGCCGCTGGTCATCAGCACAAAACTTTACCACGCGGATAGACCCCCAAAATAGTTCAATGGACGAGCATATTACTTTTGGAGACGGCAGCGGAGAAATGGACTCATTCGATTATCGGCTAGTTGGAGTGCCAACAAGTGAAACCATACCGGTAGAAACATTTTTTGAAGGTAATTATGGTACTGACTGGAAAGTATTTAAAGATGATGGCAGCGAAGATAATTTTCTCCAAGAGCATTCCAAAGACCAACCACTTGCTTTTCGAGCTGGTATGGGCTTTTGGGTATTGAGCAAACAGTCTCTTGATATTCAAGGTACATATCCTGCAGTTAAGCCATCCCCCAATGATACCTATAGTATTAGCCTGCAGCCAGGATGGAATATTATTAGTAATCCTTTCAGGCGTACAGATAATTGGGATGAGATTATGGCTTTTAATCAAGATTCACTTACGCTCTTTGGATATGATGGTAGTTTCTACGAAAGCAAGAAGATGGAGTCTTTTTCTGCTTACTATGTATTTAATGATGAGGATAAAGACATTAATATTGAAATACCTTATACCAGTATCTCAAAACGAAGACAACCAAAAAGTTCTAAAGAAACTACCAAGCTAGTCTCCCGGCCAAAAGAGGTTACTCTTGACATTGATATGGAGAGCCAAAAACGTCCGGCCAAAGTACATATTATCTACCATTCAAATAAGAAAAAGAGCAAAACTTTTACGCAATACCATCCCCCACTAAAGCTCAGTAATTTCGGAGCTGTAATTATTGACAAGGATAAAACGAAGCGAAAAAGAACCTTACACACCAAGGGCGATGTTTTGGACCGCGATCGCAAGCACTATACCATCGAGGTTAAAGCTAAGAAACAAGAGAAAGTTAGATGGACCCCCAAGATACCGGATCTTAAAAATGATATGTCTGTATTAATTGCTGATCCCAAAAAAGGACGTTCAAAAATATTGGAGCATAATGAGTCTTATTCATTGATGACTGCCAAAGGGCGCAAACAGTTTGAGATATATGTTGGAACAACTACCGAATTACAACAGGTTCAGAATAATTTGGGTCCCCAAGAAATTACGCTGACTCAAAATTATCCAAACCCCTTCAACCCCACAACAACTATAAAGTTCGGAATTAACAAACGCAGTGATGTATCGTTAGAAATATATAATATCCTCGGCCGAAAAGTACGTACTCTGGTTAATAAACCATTAAAAGCAGGTTGGCATCGGATACAATTTGACGGTACTCGCCTAGCCAGTGGAACATATTTCTATCGCTTAATTGTGGGACAGAAAGTCCAAACCAAAAAGATGGTACTGATTAAATAA
- a CDS encoding helix-turn-helix domain-containing protein, whose product MQEEQNTVELQQQFFPISDFHTIMDKWSDLLDHNPTKNIYTADNDYHSFTFSYQLLGDDVLILHQKTHCYAKHRMELLPRHEGKFYTLKYLLNQNKSARLISGDDHYDMYQSTIALFSNYANYVTELPAGYHEENLQIVISHNFIDQYINKQHISHPRLQKIIDEPNDLMFLLPQAPSPIKSKIKQLAQTVGDPSSTPTNKLQILTHISNTLDMLFQLQIENPMEPSSLPVNVAQQVAEYLDDYLKMPFPGMDFLAAQFGISVSGLKRHFKQEMNTTPFRYYRHKQMQLAQKKLQGTKTTVSEVAYQLGFDNASNFIRAFKAEFDITPGRYQQQYSTE is encoded by the coding sequence ATGCAAGAAGAACAGAATACTGTTGAGCTACAGCAACAGTTTTTCCCGATCTCTGACTTCCATACTATAATGGATAAATGGAGCGACCTACTAGACCATAACCCTACAAAGAATATCTACACGGCGGATAACGATTACCATTCCTTCACCTTTTCTTATCAGTTGCTGGGTGATGATGTGTTAATTCTGCATCAAAAAACCCATTGCTATGCTAAACACCGGATGGAACTGCTTCCGCGACATGAGGGTAAATTTTATACGCTCAAATACTTACTTAATCAAAATAAGTCCGCTCGGCTGATCTCCGGTGACGATCATTATGATATGTACCAAAGCACGATTGCCCTTTTTAGCAATTATGCCAATTACGTTACCGAATTGCCGGCTGGCTATCACGAAGAAAATCTGCAAATTGTTATCAGTCACAACTTCATTGACCAGTACATTAACAAGCAACACATCTCTCATCCTCGTCTGCAGAAAATTATCGATGAGCCAAATGACCTGATGTTTCTCCTACCACAGGCGCCGTCTCCCATTAAATCAAAAATCAAGCAATTAGCACAAACGGTGGGTGATCCTTCATCAACGCCCACGAATAAACTGCAAATACTTACCCATATTAGCAATACGCTGGATATGCTATTTCAATTACAGATAGAAAATCCAATGGAGCCTTCTTCCCTACCTGTGAATGTAGCCCAACAAGTAGCCGAATATTTGGACGACTATCTTAAGATGCCTTTCCCCGGCATGGATTTTCTGGCTGCCCAATTTGGAATATCTGTATCTGGGTTAAAGCGGCACTTCAAACAAGAAATGAACACCACTCCCTTCCGGTACTACCGTCATAAACAGATGCAACTGGCACAAAAAAAGTTACAAGGAACAAAAACTACTGTGTCAGAAGTAGCCTACCAACTTGGTTTTGACAATGCCTCGAATTTTATTCGGGCATTTAAAGCAGAGTTTGATATCACGCCGGGAAGATATCAGCAACAATATTCCACAGAATAG